In Ostrinia nubilalis chromosome 12, ilOstNubi1.1, whole genome shotgun sequence, one DNA window encodes the following:
- the LOC135076474 gene encoding neuropeptide F isoform X2 — protein sequence MMSKRIAVAIAVVLAVICLAEAREEGPHDMADALRMLQELDRYYTQAARPRFGKRSDAFTNWAKDLEKPDLPAWLAYARRR from the exons ATGATGAGCAAGAGAATTGCCGTCGCCATCGCCGTGGTCCTGGCCGTGATCTGCTTGGCTGAAGCCAGGGAGGAGGGTCCTCACGACATGGCCGACGCCCTCCGTATGCTCCAGGAACTCGACCGCTACTACACTCAAGCTGCTAGACCGAG GTTCGGCAAGCGATCGGATGCGTTCACGAACTGGGCTAAGGATCTCGaa AAGCCGGACTTACCCGCTTGGTTGGCGTACGCCAGAAGGAGATGA
- the LOC135076474 gene encoding uncharacterized protein LOC135076474 isoform X1, translating to MMSKRIAVAIAVVLAVICLAEAREEGPHDMADALRMLQELDRYYTQAARPRIDRRDVSDGDRVDPELLDRAMRLIQLQNLDRIYSYHTRPRFGKRSDAFTNWAKDLEKPDLPAWLAYARRR from the exons ATGATGAGCAAGAGAATTGCCGTCGCCATCGCCGTGGTCCTGGCCGTGATCTGCTTGGCTGAAGCCAGGGAGGAGGGTCCTCACGACATGGCCGACGCCCTCCGTATGCTCCAGGAACTCGACCGCTACTACACTCAAGCTGCTAGACCGAG GATCGATCGCCGCGACGTCTCGGATGGGGACCGAGTCGACCCAGAATTGTTAGATCGCGCGATGCGGCTTATCCAGTTGCAGAACCTAGACCGCATTTACTCCTACCACACCCGACCAAG GTTCGGCAAGCGATCGGATGCGTTCACGAACTGGGCTAAGGATCTCGaa AAGCCGGACTTACCCGCTTGGTTGGCGTACGCCAGAAGGAGATGA